The Phocoena sinus isolate mPhoSin1 chromosome 12, mPhoSin1.pri, whole genome shotgun sequence genome includes a window with the following:
- the LOC116763609 gene encoding LOW QUALITY PROTEIN: methylglutaconyl-CoA hydratase, mitochondrial-like (The sequence of the model RefSeq protein was modified relative to this genomic sequence to represent the inferred CDS: deleted 3 bases in 2 codons), protein MAAAAAAAPGALGILQAGSARLVAACCARLGPGWRLSGSWTVPRVDPATWARGWTPTVGGAAWRRGYSSEVKTEDELRLRYLEEENRGTVVLGINRAYAKNSLSTNLIKMLSEAVDALKSDKKVRTIIVRSEVPGIFCAGADLKERVKMNSSEVGPFVSKIRAVINEIANLPVPTTAAIDGLALGGGLELALACDIRVAASSAKMGLVETKLAIIPGGGGTRRLPRAIGMSLAKELIFSAHVLDGQAAKAVGLISHVLEQNQEGDAAYRKALDLAREFLPQGPVAMRVAKLAIKQGMETIPTKDRLEGLLSFKEKRTPRYKGE, encoded by the exons ATGGCGGCGGCGGCCGCAGCGGCACCCGGGGCCTTGGGTATCTTGCAGGCCGGCAGCGCTCGCTTGGTGGCCGCTTGCTGTGCGCGGCTCGGCCCTGGGTGGAGGCTGTCCGGCTCCTGGACGGTCCCGCGGGTCGACCCGGCAACCTGGGCTCGGGGCTGGACACCCACGGTCGGGGGTGCGGCCTGGCGGAGGGGCTACAGCTCTGAGGTGAAGACGGAGGACGAGCTGCGGCTGCGGTATCTGGAGGAGGAGAACCGAGGAACTGTGGTGCTTGGAATAAACAGAGCTTATGCCAAAAATTCACTGAGTACAAATCTTATAAAAATGCTTTCAGAAGCTGTGGATGCTTTAAAATCTGATAAGAAAGTACGGACCATAATAGTAAGAAGTGAAGTCCCAGGGATATTCTGTGCTGGTGCAGACCTTAAGGAAAGAGTCAAAATGAATTCCAGTGAAGTTGGTCCTTTTGTCTCCAAAATAAGAGCAGTGATTAATGAAATCGCTAATCTTCCAGTGCCAACCACTGCAGCAATAGATGGACTCGCTTTAGGTGGTGGACTTGAACTGGCTTTAGCATGTGATATAAGAGTAGCAGCTTCTTCTGCAAAAATGGGCCTGGTTGAAACAAAGTTGGCAAttattcctggtggagggggcacGCGGCGACTGCCACGTGCCATT GGAATGTCCCTGGCCAAAGAGCTCATCTTCTCTGCACATGTGCTCGATGGCCAAGCAGCCAAAGCAGTGGGCTTG ATCAGCCATGTTCTGGAACAGAACCAGGAGGGGGATGCTGCCTATAGAAAGGCCTTGGACCTAGCAAGAGAGTTTTTACCTCAGGGACCTGTTGCAATGAGAGTGGCAAAATTAGCAATTAAGCAAGGGATGGAG ACTATTCCAACAAAAGACAGACTTGAaggtcttctttcttttaaagagaaaaggaccCCTCGTTATAAAGGAgagtag